The proteins below are encoded in one region of Micromonospora pisi:
- a CDS encoding coiled-coil domain-containing protein: protein MAPVRPRPRAARFATLTAIAITLTVLATPLTPTSALAANGPLAAAPGTLAAAPGDTDDEGGTASLREQLDVAAKGYLDAQAALDNSTKRQQQLATHLGTLEAELVTRTQTVAELAGMAYRTGRLGPLTALLNSDSPDGFLDRASSLGTVAANEDRQLRNLIEVRDQEQRAKAAIENEIREQRKQLDIMAKRKQQAERALAQAGSGGASAGVTASTTSATAKPAPRNADGSWPKESCSVNDPTTTGCITPRTLNAMNQAKAAGFTRFVSCFRSGGSGEHPKGRACDFAAETGGFGGVATGGDKTYGNNLAAYFVKNASRLGVLYVIWFKQIWLPGSGWKAYNGGGDPSSDHTNHVHLSVN from the coding sequence CTGGCGCCCGTACGACCACGACCACGTGCCGCACGGTTCGCGACCCTGACGGCGATCGCGATCACCCTCACCGTGCTGGCCACCCCCCTCACCCCCACCAGCGCACTGGCCGCGAACGGCCCCCTCGCCGCCGCCCCGGGAACGCTCGCCGCCGCCCCGGGCGACACCGACGACGAGGGCGGCACCGCCAGCCTCCGCGAACAGCTCGACGTCGCGGCCAAGGGCTATCTCGACGCCCAGGCGGCCCTGGACAACTCCACCAAACGGCAACAGCAGCTCGCCACCCACCTGGGCACCCTGGAGGCCGAACTGGTCACCCGTACCCAGACCGTCGCCGAACTCGCCGGCATGGCGTACCGCACCGGCCGACTGGGGCCGCTGACGGCGCTGCTCAACAGCGACTCGCCCGACGGTTTCCTGGACCGGGCCTCGTCGCTCGGCACGGTGGCCGCCAACGAGGACCGCCAGCTCCGGAACCTGATCGAGGTCCGCGACCAGGAACAGCGGGCCAAGGCGGCGATCGAGAACGAGATCCGGGAACAACGCAAGCAGCTCGACATCATGGCCAAGCGCAAGCAACAGGCCGAACGCGCGCTCGCCCAGGCGGGCAGCGGCGGCGCCAGCGCCGGCGTCACCGCCAGCACCACCTCCGCCACGGCCAAGCCGGCGCCGCGCAACGCCGACGGCTCCTGGCCGAAGGAGTCGTGCAGCGTGAACGACCCGACCACCACCGGCTGCATCACCCCGCGCACCCTCAACGCGATGAACCAGGCCAAGGCGGCCGGCTTCACCCGCTTCGTCTCCTGCTTCCGCAGCGGCGGCTCGGGCGAACACCCCAAGGGACGGGCCTGCGACTTCGCTGCGGAGACGGGCGGCTTCGGCGGGGTCGCCACCGGCGGCGACAAGACGTACGGCAACAACCTGGCGGCGTACTTCGTCAAGAACGCCAGCCGCCTCGGAGTGCTGTACGTGATCTGGTTCAAGCAGATCTGGCTACCCGGCAGTGGCTGGAAGGCGTACAACGGCGGCGGTGACCCCTCCAGCGACCACACCAACCACGTCCACCTCTCCGTGAACTGA
- a CDS encoding glycosyl hydrolase encodes MNLSLRHVVPDDGGHPDTRPRPAQSTLRRRALASAATVALVVGGLTFAVPGGAGADPLGAGSYATTRPAGAAPPSGCADLSTNPRRYVTANAPAGAVPTNDWWSSLLFKRLDCAYSEPLHAHPASYDPVAGGLGVSYTTTAGISGSPTGPGEYHYTYSADFTLGVTGLNSPAVLVDGWSDWTVTPYWSDGTRTLKTTIGHGLPFVYAQATGGNAQLSLTSAPTVWSNTAGRLGFTVRGHDYVAYAPTGATWTVSGNTVTSTLAGRGYFSVAVLPTTPSSPAADRTALLASYGQYAHAHVTGTRVSWGFNPSTSMVTATYAFTTTAREGSASGTVVSLYPHHWKNLGGGTPIGQTYISPRGPMKTLVGAASFSTNIRYQGVLPEIPAVATSSGADLATLGGYLDQVATGDPLAGFGNDTYWTGKGLGRAARLAEIADQLGRTAQRDLLLNAIRSRLTDWFTATPGKTARVFHYDQAWGTLVGYPASYGSDLELNDHHFHYGYYIAAAATLAKFDPTWATTSQYGGMVNLLIRDANSPDRNDPMFPFLRDFDIFAGHDWASGHGSFMAGNNQESSSEGMNFASALIQWGLATGNTAVRDAGLFIYTTQAQAIQEYWFDSSDSNFPAAFAHRTVGMVWGDGGAYATWFSGEPEMIQGINMLPVTGGSNYLGYKPAYVTTNWNELVTNNGGPPTVWQDVLWSFRAFADGDAALASFRANPTYPIEEGESRAHTFHWLRNLAALGQVDTTVTANTPLYAVYTKNGVRTYVASNITRNPMTVTFSDGRTLAVAAGKTATTGAFTWSGGNANGGIGNPTATPTVSPTPTATPTPTATPTPTPTGPVVRSNLLYVRSAGALAGAAGTGATTTTITAANGNWDGTPHNPVVHTVCGLTGPYNSGATAFALHVDAGGAVGAGIQARVSYDFTGSGNYSRVETYHYFATDPVVGTETYTQAAGVKTATGGFAALANGCVKLEVWNAIGNAATTVRVNATAAEGRQSTVTVPFTIT; translated from the coding sequence ATGAACCTGTCCCTCCGCCACGTCGTACCCGACGACGGCGGCCATCCGGACACCCGGCCGCGACCGGCCCAGTCGACGCTGCGCCGCCGAGCGCTGGCAAGCGCCGCGACGGTGGCGCTCGTGGTCGGCGGGCTCACCTTCGCCGTACCCGGTGGCGCCGGCGCCGACCCGCTCGGTGCCGGCAGCTACGCCACCACCCGGCCCGCCGGCGCGGCCCCGCCCTCAGGCTGTGCCGACCTCTCCACCAACCCCCGGCGCTACGTCACCGCCAACGCCCCGGCCGGCGCGGTCCCCACCAACGACTGGTGGTCCTCGCTGCTCTTCAAGCGCCTCGACTGCGCCTACTCCGAGCCGCTGCACGCGCACCCGGCCTCGTACGACCCGGTCGCCGGCGGGCTCGGCGTCTCCTACACCACCACCGCCGGCATCTCCGGGTCACCGACCGGCCCCGGCGAATACCACTACACCTACAGCGCCGACTTCACCCTCGGCGTCACCGGACTGAACTCCCCCGCCGTCTTGGTCGACGGCTGGAGCGACTGGACCGTCACGCCGTACTGGTCGGACGGGACCCGGACCCTGAAGACGACCATCGGGCACGGGCTGCCCTTCGTCTACGCCCAGGCCACCGGCGGCAACGCCCAGCTCAGCCTGACCAGCGCGCCGACCGTCTGGTCCAACACCGCAGGGCGGCTCGGCTTCACCGTACGGGGACACGACTACGTCGCGTACGCGCCGACCGGGGCGACCTGGACGGTCAGCGGCAACACCGTCACCTCCACCCTGGCCGGGCGGGGCTACTTCTCCGTAGCGGTCCTGCCGACCACTCCGAGCAGCCCCGCCGCCGACCGGACCGCCCTGCTCGCCAGCTACGGCCAGTACGCCCACGCGCACGTCACCGGCACCCGCGTCTCCTGGGGCTTCAACCCCTCGACCAGCATGGTGACCGCCACGTACGCCTTCACCACCACCGCCCGCGAGGGCAGCGCCAGCGGCACCGTCGTCTCGCTCTATCCGCACCACTGGAAGAACCTCGGCGGCGGCACCCCGATCGGCCAGACCTACATCTCCCCCCGGGGCCCGATGAAGACGCTGGTCGGCGCGGCCTCGTTCAGCACCAACATCCGCTACCAGGGGGTGCTGCCCGAGATCCCCGCGGTCGCCACCTCCAGCGGCGCCGACCTCGCCACCCTTGGTGGTTACCTGGACCAGGTCGCGACCGGTGACCCGCTGGCCGGCTTCGGCAACGACACCTACTGGACCGGCAAGGGACTCGGCCGGGCCGCCCGGCTCGCCGAGATCGCCGACCAACTCGGCCGGACCGCCCAGCGGGACCTGCTGCTGAACGCCATCCGGAGCCGGCTCACCGACTGGTTCACCGCCACCCCGGGCAAGACCGCCCGGGTGTTCCACTACGACCAGGCCTGGGGCACGCTGGTCGGCTACCCCGCGTCGTACGGCTCCGACCTGGAACTGAACGACCACCACTTCCACTACGGCTACTACATCGCCGCCGCCGCCACGCTCGCCAAGTTCGACCCGACCTGGGCCACCACCAGCCAGTACGGCGGCATGGTCAACCTGCTGATCCGGGACGCGAACAGCCCCGACCGCAACGACCCGATGTTCCCGTTCCTGCGGGACTTCGACATCTTCGCCGGACACGACTGGGCCTCCGGGCACGGTTCGTTCATGGCCGGCAACAACCAGGAGTCCTCCTCGGAGGGGATGAACTTCGCCTCGGCCCTGATCCAGTGGGGCCTCGCCACCGGCAACACCGCCGTACGCGACGCCGGGCTGTTCATCTACACCACGCAGGCGCAGGCGATCCAGGAGTACTGGTTCGACTCCTCCGACAGCAACTTCCCGGCCGCCTTCGCCCACCGTACGGTCGGCATGGTCTGGGGCGACGGCGGCGCGTACGCCACCTGGTTCAGCGGTGAGCCGGAGATGATCCAGGGCATCAACATGCTGCCCGTCACCGGCGGCTCGAACTACCTCGGCTACAAGCCGGCGTACGTCACCACCAACTGGAACGAGCTGGTCACCAACAACGGCGGCCCACCGACGGTCTGGCAGGACGTGCTCTGGTCGTTCCGGGCGTTCGCGGACGGCGACGCCGCGCTGGCGAGTTTCCGGGCCAACCCGACCTACCCGATCGAGGAGGGTGAGAGCCGGGCGCACACGTTCCACTGGCTGCGCAACCTCGCCGCCCTCGGCCAGGTCGACACCACCGTCACCGCGAACACCCCGCTCTACGCCGTCTACACCAAGAACGGCGTACGGACGTACGTGGCGTCGAACATCACCCGTAACCCGATGACGGTGACCTTCTCCGACGGCCGCACCCTGGCCGTGGCCGCCGGCAAAACCGCCACCACCGGCGCCTTCACCTGGAGCGGCGGCAACGCCAACGGCGGCATCGGCAACCCCACCGCCACCCCGACCGTCAGTCCCACCCCGACGGCCACCCCGACGCCGACGGCCACTCCCACCCCGACGCCGACCGGCCCGGTGGTCCGGTCGAACCTGCTCTACGTCCGCTCCGCCGGGGCGCTCGCCGGTGCCGCCGGCACCGGCGCGACCACCACCACGATCACCGCCGCCAACGGCAACTGGGACGGCACCCCGCACAACCCGGTGGTGCACACCGTGTGCGGGCTGACCGGCCCGTACAACTCGGGTGCGACCGCGTTCGCGCTGCACGTCGACGCGGGCGGCGCCGTCGGTGCCGGGATCCAGGCGAGGGTCTCGTACGACTTCACCGGCTCGGGCAACTACAGCCGGGTGGAGACGTACCACTACTTCGCCACCGACCCGGTCGTCGGCACCGAGACGTACACCCAGGCGGCCGGGGTGAAGACCGCCACCGGTGGCTTCGCGGCGCTGGCGAACGGCTGCGTGAAACTGGAGGTCTGGAACGCGATCGGCAACGCCGCGACGACCGTACGGGTCAACGCGACCGCCGCCGAGGGCCGCCAGTCGACCGTCACCGTCCCGTTCACGATCACGTGA
- a CDS encoding YnfA family protein yields MTVARSLLLFLLAAVAEIGGAWLVWQGVREHRGLLFVAAGVLALAGYGFVAAFQPDPNFGRVLAAYGGFFVAGSLAWGVIVDRFRPDRYDLTGAAVCLIGVAIIMYAPRG; encoded by the coding sequence GTGACCGTCGCCCGTTCGCTGCTGTTGTTCCTGCTCGCCGCCGTCGCCGAGATCGGCGGGGCATGGCTGGTCTGGCAGGGCGTACGCGAACACCGGGGCCTGCTGTTCGTCGCCGCCGGAGTGCTGGCACTGGCCGGGTACGGCTTCGTCGCCGCCTTCCAACCGGACCCGAACTTCGGCCGGGTGCTGGCCGCGTACGGCGGATTCTTCGTCGCCGGGTCACTGGCCTGGGGTGTCATCGTCGACAGGTTCCGCCCGGACCGCTACGACCTCACCGGCGCCGCCGTCTGCCTGATCGGCGTCGCCATCATCATGTACGCCCCCCGCGGCTGA
- a CDS encoding GNAT family N-acetyltransferase, producing MNSSYVGASDPTSADAAAAAWFVAMRAKIDAVAGAHAQQGAGGVHRFVSGVRIPSGNGVFIEGTDPDLRQVAAFADEMRGGELPWSIQVRGEPGPELARLAAGYGLTARAHSPLMTRGAGPVPHAVPASGARVRPTTGADADVYGNLIATALGLPRPAIGEFASAPLLDAPGMTGYLVEWDGVPAGTGLGTHLGDQFGVYNITVAPTFRRRGFARLVSETVLRDGFAAGARAAFLHTTPHAQPLYESLGFRTVETWTYLVPEPRG from the coding sequence GTGAACAGCTCGTACGTCGGCGCAAGCGATCCGACCAGCGCGGACGCCGCAGCGGCAGCGTGGTTCGTGGCCATGCGCGCGAAGATCGACGCCGTTGCGGGCGCCCACGCGCAGCAGGGTGCCGGTGGCGTCCACCGTTTTGTGAGCGGGGTGCGGATCCCGTCCGGCAACGGCGTCTTCATCGAGGGGACCGATCCGGACCTCCGGCAGGTCGCGGCCTTCGCCGACGAGATGCGCGGCGGAGAGCTGCCCTGGTCGATCCAGGTCCGGGGCGAGCCCGGCCCGGAACTCGCCCGGCTCGCCGCCGGCTACGGCCTGACCGCCAGAGCGCACAGCCCGCTGATGACCCGGGGCGCCGGCCCGGTGCCCCACGCGGTCCCGGCCAGCGGGGCCCGGGTACGCCCGACGACCGGTGCGGACGCCGACGTCTACGGCAACCTGATCGCCACCGCGCTGGGGCTGCCCCGCCCGGCGATCGGCGAGTTCGCCTCGGCACCGCTGCTGGACGCCCCCGGCATGACCGGTTACCTGGTCGAGTGGGACGGTGTGCCGGCCGGCACCGGACTCGGCACCCACCTCGGTGACCAGTTCGGCGTCTACAACATCACCGTTGCGCCGACGTTCCGCCGCCGTGGCTTCGCCCGCCTGGTCAGCGAGACCGTGCTGCGCGACGGGTTCGCCGCCGGGGCCCGGGCCGCGTTCCTGCACACCACTCCCCACGCCCAGCCGCTGTACGAGTCACTCGGCTTCCGTACCGTCGAGACCTGGACCTACCTGGTCCCGGAGCCACGCGGCTAG